The Thalassotalea sp. LPB0316 nucleotide sequence ATTCCGTTTTAGAGGCCTTTGGCGAAATTTCCATGACACAAATCTGGCTGTAGGCCTTGCTGTTACTGGTTTTGATGAAGAAAGTACCTCCTGCTTTTGGCACTTTGGTTTCGACATTACAAAAGCGGAATAAATGCGATCATCTCTAGTTTTTTGTTTATAAGCTTATGAATTTAAAGGGTTCGTCATTGTGGTTTTTGGTGTGTCATCGTTGCGAGTGTACAAACAGTGTGTACAAATTTTTCTCGTTAGGCGTGTTGATTGCTATTCATGACACAAACCGCCTTGTAGCCCTTGTTATTCATAGGTTTGAGCTGAAAAGTACCTAATAGCAACATTTGTGTTTTGATAAGGCTGATCTTCTGAACAAATCATGCATCTTTCTGACCATCAACAAGTGATGAATCAGGCGATGATAGCTTTACATTGATTTTCAGGAGAATGCAGATGACAGCAGTAGCGCACCAGGTAACCCCTTTTCTAACATCTTACGAAGTGATGGCTCGTTACCACATTAGCTATACGACGCTCTGGCGAAGAATAAAAGATGGCAGCTTGCCGCAACCTCGTATCAACCGAAATACGCGAAATAAGCTGTGGCACATTGAAGACTTGGAGGAGTATGAGAAGAAAGAGGACTGAGCCTCTTTCTTTTACTGTCCGAAACGCCAGTTGAACGGAAAGCCTGTCGGCTCGATGATGGTCTCTAGCTGTTGATACCAAACGTCGTAAGCATGACGCATTTCATCCAGGTACTGATATTGGTTGTAGATAGCATCCAACCCTTTTTTGCTGTGGCCAATCATCAACTCGGCAACTTCTTGCGTGGTGATGGCTGACATTCGCGTTCGCATCGTTCTGCGAAGATCATGCATAGACCAGTGTTCCATCTCAACACCAAGCGATCTGCGAGCCCAGATTTTCACATTGTTAGGAATAGTGGTATCAAAGCCATTTGTGGCAAGCTCTTCTTGTCCGTTCGCGGGAAACAAGTAAGTTGATTTGCTCATCTGCATCGCCAGTTCAATCAGATCGATAGCGGGTTTAATTAGTGGCCTCATGATCGGCGCTCCAATTTTCTCACCTTGTTTGCGGATCTCTATGGGCACTGTCCACATTGCAGATTGCAAGTCAAAGTGATGCTTTTCAGCTTGAATGAGTTCGCCCTTGCGCCCTCCCAATAAGAGAAGCAGTTTTATGTAGATGCGATTCTTCTCAGTGATTTTTGACTCATGCAAATAGCGCCAAAGTATCCTGATTTCGTTGTCGTTTAGCACCCGAGTTCGTTTGCCTTTCTTACCGCCGACCTTTTTTGCAGTGATCCCAGCGGCAGCGTTAATTTCCAAAATTTGTTCATCAAT carries:
- a CDS encoding helix-turn-helix transcriptional regulator produces the protein MTAVAHQVTPFLTSYEVMARYHISYTTLWRRIKDGSLPQPRINRNTRNKLWHIEDLEEYEKKED
- a CDS encoding tyrosine-type recombinase/integrase, producing the protein MALSVSWLDARLNKEAKETVVKADRDGLSARVSPKGKIVFQFRYRFDGKQQRVDIGTYPLMKLAEARNELDRLRAVLDQGRNPKLYLQQERAKYSANQSFESIFRDWIDSAGKQGLKEKTWHYQKRSSEIYLLPRLGKYPLTDINELSLRNCLREVSESSPSNTERLVSVLHKFYDWLIDEQILEINAAAGITAKKVGGKKGKRTRVLNDNEIRILWRYLHESKITEKNRIYIKLLLLLGGRKGELIQAEKHHFDLQSAMWTVPIEIRKQGEKIGAPIMRPLIKPAIDLIELAMQMSKSTYLFPANGQEELATNGFDTTIPNNVKIWARRSLGVEMEHWSMHDLRRTMRTRMSAITTQEVAELMIGHSKKGLDAIYNQYQYLDEMRHAYDVWYQQLETIIEPTGFPFNWRFGQ